A stretch of the Planktothricoides raciborskii GIHE-MW2 genome encodes the following:
- a CDS encoding DUF1822 family protein, whose protein sequence is MDTTKTNFLTMALSKENHEIARKFSGQQDTVEKGKQVYLNTLAVLGVRSFLDWLGIETDLNAGDSWHPVVRCFNDVADLVIPNLGKIECRPVLPGETVISLPSEVTENRIAYIGVQFQEQLNEVQLLGFYPTTDPQTPLETIEITSLQPIETLIDYLDRLESALDFFQSNDPVAAKVKQRLNDESFSEIVTQLERIYRTYKKYERRYAGGEFLASYLTVGGLAFRGGTVAAKEYFDESQQNELQDLAEELLEKLAELWGGDESEETVNIEPIVAPLSQDLATVIGVINLSQWLQNIESAFESAFESNWQTLESFLSELQGNLIFRFATTPRSSRTDAENPTLSVSKVSKITLGDYPVALIVNCQQKSDDKRDILVRLYPRNEAQNYLPPATQLIILDENGEVFLEAESRNADNWIQLDFRGVPGEQFSVKVALGDANIVENFVI, encoded by the coding sequence ATGGATACCACAAAAACTAACTTTTTGACGATGGCTTTAAGCAAAGAAAACCATGAAATTGCTCGAAAATTCTCTGGACAACAAGATACAGTTGAAAAAGGTAAGCAAGTTTACTTAAACACTCTTGCTGTTTTAGGGGTTCGCAGTTTTTTAGACTGGCTAGGAATCGAAACTGATTTAAACGCAGGCGACAGTTGGCATCCTGTTGTCCGTTGTTTTAATGATGTCGCTGATTTAGTAATTCCCAATTTAGGCAAAATCGAATGTCGTCCGGTTTTACCTGGAGAAACAGTTATTTCTCTACCTTCAGAGGTGACAGAGAACAGAATTGCCTATATTGGGGTGCAATTCCAAGAACAGTTAAACGAGGTGCAATTGTTAGGATTTTATCCGACCACAGACCCACAAACTCCGCTAGAAACAATAGAAATTACCAGTCTTCAACCGATAGAAACATTGATTGATTATCTCGATCGCCTAGAGTCAGCCCTGGATTTTTTTCAGAGTAATGACCCCGTAGCAGCTAAAGTTAAACAGCGATTAAATGACGAATCTTTTTCAGAAATTGTCACTCAACTAGAGCGAATATATCGCACCTATAAAAAATACGAGCGACGGTATGCCGGTGGTGAGTTTTTAGCAAGTTATTTAACCGTAGGAGGTCTTGCTTTTAGAGGTGGTACAGTTGCAGCGAAAGAATATTTTGATGAATCACAACAAAATGAACTGCAAGATTTAGCAGAAGAATTGCTAGAGAAGTTAGCAGAACTTTGGGGGGGTGATGAATCAGAAGAAACGGTTAATATAGAGCCTATAGTTGCTCCTTTATCCCAAGATTTAGCCACTGTTATAGGTGTTATAAATCTAAGTCAATGGTTGCAAAATATTGAAAGTGCTTTTGAAAGTGCTTTTGAATCAAATTGGCAAACATTGGAATCGTTTTTAAGTGAACTACAGGGAAATCTAATTTTTCGATTTGCCACTACACCCCGTTCCAGCAGGACTGATGCCGAAAATCCCACTTTAAGTGTAAGTAAAGTCAGTAAAATCACATTAGGAGATTATCCGGTTGCATTGATTGTCAACTGTCAGCAAAAAAGTGATGATAAACGGGACATCCTGGTAAGATTATATCCCCGTAATGAAGCACAAAATTATTTACCACCGGCTACACAATTAATTATCCTGGATGAAAATGGAGAAGTCTTTTTAGAAGCCGAATCTCGAAATGCTGACAATTGGATCCAACTGGATTTTCGCGGTGTTCCAGGAGAGCAGTTCAGTGTTAAAGTAGCTTTAGGGGATGCTAATATTGTGGAAAATTTTGTGATATAA